The Xiphophorus maculatus strain JP 163 A chromosome 7, X_maculatus-5.0-male, whole genome shotgun sequence region tatctatctatctatctatctatctatctatctatctatctatctatctatctatctatctatctgctCTTGCAGAGCTCTGTTCTATCAGTCATCTAGATTCAAGAAGAATCTGCTTGGATCTAAACTGGATCTCAAAAAATATGAAGACTTTCATGTTCTTTGAGATCATGTAAGTCAAGTTCTCAACATGACTTTCATGAACTTTTAGCTCAACATGAAAGTCACTACATTTGGAGAAAATCTAACACACTGATCCCAATATTATGTGATGATGGCAGcattggcagcatcatgctgtggggagagAAGCTAGTCAGAGTTTGTGGCCCGATGCAAACAGTGAAATATAAGACCTTCCTAGAAGAAAATCTGTAAAGATTTGTCTTTATGCAGgtcaacaaatgttttatatgctgtattttctttttacttccactttacaattatacaACACAACACTTTTGCGAGGCACTTCAGAACACATTGaccttttaaaaatctatttaacacctaaagttattattattgtagGAGGTAATTATCTGTGTTTGAcctgtttatattttctatctAAACAATcaatagaaatatttgcagCTTATTTTGTGTAAAGTTGTGTATTTCGTGTGGAACAGGATCGTCCGAACATGACATCCCGTGTTGGCCCCAGAGCAGCCAGTACAAATGGAAGTGACTTCAAACCCAGAGAAAAGGTGGCCCCACATTACCAAATGAGGCAAGCATACAGTTTCTATTgataatatttactttttttaaatatccaaacaaCAATCTGAATGTTGACTTTCTATATTGCAGTGCTTCCCTGAAGTCAGAGGTTCGGAAGCTGAACTGGGTCCACCTTCTGATCTGGTTGCTAGTGGCTGCACAAGTGATTGTGAGCCACTTTGACCTGGTGTCACACGACACAGTGTCCATACCGTACCAGTGGGAGTACCCCTACCTGCTCAGCCTCATCCCCCTGCTCTGCAGCAGCCTGTCACTTCCAAACAATAACATCAGCTACCTGGTTATATCCATGATCAGTGCAGGGCTTTTCTCTGTGGCGCCTCTCATTTATGGTGGCATGGAGATGTTTCCTGTAGCTCAGCAGCTCTATCGCCATGGAAAAGCCTACCGCTTTATTTTTGGCTTCTCTGCTGTGACTGTTATGTACCTCATCATGGTTGTTGCTGTTCAAGTGCATGCATGGCAAATATACTACATGAAGAAACTTTTAGATTCATGGTTTGATGCCACtcaggaaaagaagaagaaatgaatgTATAAAAAGGATTGCTTCtggaaaatgtatgtttatgttGTAAGTTtcatttaattgcatttattagGTCAGAAAAATCCCACTGCATAACATATTTAAGATCCTAGAACAGTAATAAGTAGCAGGTTTGCTTGCATCTTGTGTCTGCAGTAACCAATGAAATCTTTGCACCTTCTTCAATAATAAGCAGGCTTCTGCTTTTCTCTAAAAAGAACTCAGGTTACAGTGATTTCATTTTGCTCATGCTTACACAACAACAAAGACACAAGCTGTGTCAGTGTATACATTTTACTCCTAAACTCCCAGTGTTTGTTC contains the following coding sequences:
- the LOC102222932 gene encoding LOW QUALITY PROTEIN: protein jagunal homolog 1-A-like (The sequence of the model RefSeq protein was modified relative to this genomic sequence to represent the inferred CDS: inserted 1 base in 1 codon; substituted 2 bases at 2 genomic stop codons), translating into XLKSLXLRLALSELLIRTYVKXLGGVGVGMLMLRSDCAHARCHVLYFVTSFVLLYYAFNHRACPEDRPNMTSRVGPRAASTNGSDFKPREKVAPHYQMSASLKSEVRKLNWVHLLIWLLVAAQVIVSHFDLVSHDTVSIPYQWEYPYLLSLIPLLCSSLSLPNNNISYLVISMISAGLFSVAPLIYGGMEMFPVAQQLYRHGKAYRFIFGFSAVTVMYLIMVVAVQVHAWQIYYMKKLLDSWFDATQEKKKK